One Jannaschia sp. GRR-S6-38 genomic window carries:
- the ndk gene encoding nucleoside-diphosphate kinase, translating into MALERTFSIIKPDATKRNLTGVITAKLEEAGLRVVASKRIQLTLAQAQEFYGVHKDRPFFGELTEFMTSEPIVVQVLEGEDAIAKNREVMGATNPAEAAPGTIRKEYALSIGENSVHGSDGPDTAKEEIAYFFSGLELVG; encoded by the coding sequence ATGGCCCTCGAACGCACCTTCTCGATCATCAAGCCCGACGCCACCAAGCGCAACCTGACCGGCGTGATCACCGCCAAGCTGGAAGAGGCTGGCCTGCGAGTCGTCGCCTCCAAGCGGATCCAGCTGACGCTGGCGCAGGCGCAGGAATTCTACGGCGTCCACAAGGATCGCCCCTTCTTCGGCGAGCTGACCGAATTCATGACCTCCGAGCCGATCGTGGTTCAGGTTCTGGAAGGCGAGGACGCCATCGCCAAGAACCGCGAAGTCATGGGCGCGACCAACCCCGCCGAGGCGGCGCCGGGCACGATCCGCAAGGAATACGCGCTGTCGATCGGCGAGAACTCGGTCCACGGCTCGGACGGGCCGGACACCGCCAAGGAAGAAATCGCCTATTTCTTCTCGGGCCTCGAACTGGTCGGCTGA
- the lptF gene encoding LPS export ABC transporter permease LptF: MGTFDRYLAGQLLAYFGFFSLVLVSVYWVNRAIGLFDRLIAGGSSVVIFLEFTALALPGVIQAVLPVSALVATLYGINRLTSDSEMVVAQTTGLGPWRLARPALAFGLVVAVMLSVLGHFLVPLSRVALAERGEELGQDITARFLTEGEFLHPGAGVTVYVREITEAGELLGLFLQDRRRPDTRTSYTAERAILVRAEGGTRLVMFDGMAQTLQVPTRSLVTTTFEDFAYDLEGLAGGRGERRADPRELPTGALLRADAVAQAATGADVAKLRYEGHVRFADPLFAAALPLMALGFLMLGGYSRLGLWRQILAAVMASVLLEMLGNVAENSVRQDADLWPLVYAPAVLTWSLAVLLLWRDTRGPRIMGAPA; the protein is encoded by the coding sequence GTGGGAACGTTCGACAGATACCTCGCGGGGCAACTGCTGGCCTATTTCGGCTTCTTCAGCCTGGTGCTGGTCTCCGTCTATTGGGTGAACCGCGCGATCGGGCTGTTCGACCGGCTGATCGCCGGCGGTTCCTCGGTCGTGATCTTCCTCGAATTCACCGCGCTGGCGCTCCCGGGCGTGATCCAGGCGGTGCTCCCGGTCTCGGCGCTGGTGGCGACGCTTTACGGGATCAACCGGTTGACCAGCGATAGCGAGATGGTCGTCGCGCAGACCACGGGCCTGGGCCCCTGGCGTCTGGCGCGCCCGGCGCTGGCCTTCGGTCTGGTGGTGGCCGTGATGCTGTCGGTGCTCGGCCACTTTCTGGTGCCCCTGTCGCGCGTCGCGCTGGCCGAGCGCGGCGAGGAGCTGGGCCAGGACATCACCGCGCGCTTTCTGACGGAGGGGGAGTTCCTGCACCCCGGCGCGGGCGTCACCGTCTATGTCCGCGAGATCACCGAGGCGGGCGAGCTTCTGGGCCTCTTCCTGCAGGACCGGCGCCGCCCGGACACGCGCACCTCCTACACCGCCGAGCGGGCGATCCTGGTGCGTGCGGAAGGCGGCACGCGCCTCGTGATGTTCGACGGGATGGCGCAGACGCTGCAGGTGCCGACGCGCAGCCTCGTGACCACGACCTTCGAGGATTTCGCCTACGATCTCGAGGGGCTCGCGGGCGGCCGCGGCGAGCGGCGGGCCGATCCGCGCGAGCTGCCGACCGGGGCTTTGCTGCGGGCGGATGCGGTGGCGCAGGCGGCCACCGGCGCCGACGTGGCCAAGCTGCGCTACGAGGGGCATGTCCGCTTCGCCGATCCGCTCTTCGCCGCGGCGCTGCCGCTGATGGCGCTGGGGTTCCTGATGCTGGGCGGCTATTCGCGGCTCGGGCTCTGGCGGCAGATCCTCGCCGCGGTCATGGCCTCGGTCCTCCTCGAGATGCTGGGCAACGTCGCCGAGAACTCCGTGCGCCAGGATGCCGACCTCTGGCCGCTGGTCTATGCCCCGGCGGTTCTGACCTGGTCGCTGGCGGTTTTGTTGCTCTGGCGGGACACGCGCGGGCCGCGGATCATGGGCGCGCCCGCATGA
- the lptG gene encoding LPS export ABC transporter permease LptG yields the protein MILPLYIARRFIWLVLIVTLVFTGLLLPIDLMEQLRRLDGQDAGFGDGLRLALLNLPAALYQILPLIVILSTLALFLALARSSELVVIRAAGRSALRALLAPVAAAVLLGVAALIVVNPIVAATQAAYEREIAAFRTGLSSVLSVSEEGVWLRQGDAQGQTVIRAARSSLDGTVLFEATFISFDGSGSPTERIDAARAELADAQWLLQDAKRWPLAQSDNPERDAQSVPFASIPSSLTREGIRDSFGVPSSIPIFQLPGFIQQLDAAGFSGRTHRVWFQTELANPLMLAAMVMIGAAFTMRHVRAGGSGLMVLSALLLGFGVFFLRNFAQVLGENGQLPVMLAVWAPPLAAILLALGVILRLEDG from the coding sequence ATGATCCTGCCGCTCTATATCGCGCGACGCTTCATCTGGCTGGTCCTGATCGTGACGCTGGTTTTCACCGGCCTTCTGCTGCCCATCGACCTGATGGAGCAACTCCGCCGTCTCGACGGGCAGGATGCGGGCTTCGGCGACGGCTTGCGGCTCGCGCTTCTGAACCTGCCGGCGGCGCTCTACCAGATCCTGCCGCTGATCGTGATCCTGTCGACGCTGGCGCTGTTCCTCGCGCTGGCTCGGTCGTCCGAACTGGTGGTGATCCGCGCGGCGGGGCGCTCGGCCCTGCGCGCGCTGCTGGCGCCGGTCGCGGCGGCGGTCCTGCTGGGCGTCGCGGCGCTGATCGTCGTGAACCCGATCGTCGCCGCCACCCAGGCCGCCTACGAGCGCGAGATCGCGGCCTTCCGGACCGGGCTCAGCTCGGTCCTGTCGGTCAGCGAGGAGGGCGTCTGGCTGCGCCAGGGCGACGCGCAGGGACAGACCGTGATCCGCGCGGCGCGGTCGTCGCTCGACGGCACGGTCCTCTTCGAGGCGACCTTCATCTCCTTCGACGGCTCCGGCAGCCCGACCGAGCGGATCGACGCCGCGCGCGCCGAGCTGGCCGACGCGCAATGGCTGCTGCAGGACGCCAAGCGCTGGCCGCTCGCGCAATCCGACAACCCCGAGCGCGACGCGCAATCGGTGCCCTTCGCGTCGATCCCGTCCTCGCTCACGCGCGAGGGCATCCGCGACAGCTTCGGCGTGCCCTCCTCCATCCCGATCTTCCAGCTTCCGGGCTTCATCCAGCAGCTCGACGCGGCGGGTTTCTCGGGTCGGACGCATCGCGTCTGGTTCCAGACCGAGCTTGCGAACCCGCTCATGCTGGCGGCAATGGTGATGATCGGCGCGGCCTTCACCATGCGCCATGTCCGGGCTGGCGGCTCGGGGCTGATGGTGCTGTCGGCGCTGCTTCTGGGCTTCGGCGTCTTCTTCCTGCGCAACTTCGCGCAGGTGCTGGGCGAAAACGGCCAGCTCCCCGTCATGCTGGCGGTCTGGGCGCCGCCGCTTGCCGCGATCCTGCTGGCGTTGGGCGTGATCCTGCGGCTGGAAGACGGGTGA
- a CDS encoding ABC-F family ATP-binding cassette domain-containing protein, with protein sequence MLQITDLGYSVAGRPLFEGATATIPDGHKVGLVGRNGTGKTTLFRLIRGELALDSGEIALPSRARIGGVAQEVPSSDVSVLDTVLAADAERAALLAEAETATDPARIAEVQARLQDIDAWSGEARASSILRGLGFEVADQARPCSDYSGGWRMRVALAGVLFARPDLLLLDEPTNYLDLEGALWLESYLARYPHTVIIISHDRGLLNRAVGGILHLEDRGLTYYSGNYDQFVRMRAEKRAGLAAEAAKQDARRAHLQSFVDRFKAKASKAKQAQSRIKMLERMETVRAPEDAARTVFTFPQPEELSPPILRLDAAAVGYDGPPVLGRLNVRIDQDDRIALLGRNGEGKSTLSKLLSNRLHPCDGQRIASGKLRIGYFAQHQVDELHVDETPLEHLKRERPDDAPAKLRARLASFGLGADQAETRVAKLSGGQKARLSLLLATLDAPHMLILDEPTNHLDIESREALVEALTAYTGAVVLVSHDMHLLSLVADRLWLVGGGTVKPYEGDLESYRKILLAGDDRPEKPRTKPDAAKPAPVSRDRLMALRSEARKAEARVQKIDAMREKLAKKLADPDLYEDGRVGELETWNKKYAEVMEAADRAEALWLRAMEAVEQAEAR encoded by the coding sequence ATGCTTCAGATCACGGATCTCGGATACTCGGTCGCGGGCCGGCCCCTTTTCGAAGGGGCGACGGCGACGATTCCCGACGGCCACAAGGTCGGGCTGGTGGGCCGCAACGGCACCGGCAAGACGACGCTCTTCCGGTTGATCCGGGGCGAGTTGGCCCTCGACAGCGGCGAGATCGCCCTGCCCTCGCGCGCCCGGATCGGCGGCGTCGCGCAGGAGGTGCCGTCATCCGACGTCTCGGTGCTGGACACGGTGCTGGCCGCCGATGCCGAGCGCGCGGCGCTGCTGGCCGAGGCCGAGACCGCGACCGACCCCGCCCGCATCGCCGAGGTGCAGGCCCGGCTACAGGATATCGACGCCTGGTCCGGCGAGGCGCGCGCCTCCTCGATCCTGCGGGGCTTGGGTTTTGAGGTCGCGGACCAGGCGCGCCCCTGCTCGGACTATTCGGGCGGCTGGCGGATGCGGGTGGCGCTGGCCGGGGTGCTCTTCGCGCGGCCCGACCTGCTGCTCCTCGACGAGCCGACGAATTACCTCGATCTCGAGGGCGCGCTCTGGCTGGAAAGCTATCTCGCGCGCTATCCGCACACCGTCATCATCATCAGCCACGACCGCGGCCTTCTGAACCGCGCGGTGGGCGGCATCCTGCATCTCGAGGACCGGGGGCTGACCTATTACTCGGGCAATTACGACCAGTTCGTGCGGATGCGCGCCGAGAAGCGCGCGGGCCTGGCCGCCGAGGCCGCCAAGCAGGATGCCCGGCGCGCCCATCTGCAAAGCTTCGTGGACCGCTTCAAGGCGAAGGCCTCCAAGGCCAAGCAGGCGCAGAGCCGCATCAAGATGCTGGAGCGGATGGAGACCGTCCGCGCCCCCGAGGACGCGGCCCGGACCGTCTTCACCTTCCCCCAGCCCGAGGAGCTGTCGCCGCCGATCCTGCGGCTGGATGCGGCCGCCGTGGGCTATGACGGCCCGCCCGTCCTGGGGCGCCTGAACGTGCGGATCGACCAGGACGACCGTATCGCGCTCCTTGGCCGCAACGGCGAGGGAAAATCGACGCTTTCCAAGCTGTTGTCGAACAGACTTCATCCTTGCGACGGCCAGCGGATCGCGTCGGGCAAGCTGCGGATCGGCTATTTCGCCCAGCACCAGGTCGACGAGCTGCATGTCGACGAGACCCCGCTCGAACACCTCAAGCGCGAGCGCCCCGACGACGCGCCCGCCAAGCTCCGCGCGCGGCTGGCCTCGTTCGGCCTGGGCGCCGATCAGGCCGAGACGCGGGTGGCGAAGCTGTCGGGCGGGCAGAAGGCGCGGCTCTCGCTGCTGCTGGCCACGCTGGACGCGCCGCATATGCTGATCCTCGACGAGCCGACCAACCACCTCGACATCGAAAGCCGCGAGGCGCTGGTCGAGGCGCTGACCGCCTATACCGGCGCGGTCGTGCTGGTCAGCCACGACATGCACCTTCTCAGCCTCGTGGCCGACCGGCTCTGGCTGGTGGGCGGGGGCACGGTGAAACCCTACGAAGGCGATCTGGAAAGCTATCGCAAGATCCTGCTGGCGGGCGACGACCGGCCCGAGAAGCCGCGGACGAAGCCCGACGCCGCGAAGCCCGCCCCCGTCAGCCGCGACCGGCTGATGGCGCTGCGCTCCGAGGCGCGCAAGGCCGAGGCGCGGGTCCAGAAGATCGACGCGATGCGCGAGAAACTGGCCAAGAAGCTGGCCGATCCGGATCTCTACGAGGATGGGCGCGTGGGCGAGCTGGAGACCTGGAACAAGAAATACGCCGAGGTCATGGAGGCCGCCGATCGCGCCGAGGCGCTGTGGCTGCGCGCCATGGAGGCCGTGGAACAGGCCGAGGCGCGATGA
- a CDS encoding leucyl aminopeptidase — protein MTRPADVTFTATDLDALSGAEGVIACFVPEGGTLSPEARRLNRLSKGAVKRAVESPAFEKLKPGEVMELAFPNGLAASCVAIVRLDRRPGMMKAMTAGAALAKLRGARPLTVLAGSQRLLSDIVLGAVLRGYDFADHKTGDDKPETAAISVMVKDPDAAGADFADARAAAEGVFLTRDLVNEPANVLTTTEFAARLEKLRALGVEVEVLEEADLERLGMRTLLAVGHGSESPSKVVVMQWKGGGDEKPFALIGKGVVFDTGGISIKPAAGMEDMTMDMGGAGTVAGAMHTLAARKAKANVVAIVGLVENMPDGRAQRPGDVVRSMKGDTVEVINTDAEGRLVLCDIMWYAQDRFEPTGMIDLATLTGAIIIGLGHENAGVFANDDALCDAFLKAAKDTGEGAWRLPLGEAYDKQLKSRVADMKNVGGRPAGSITAAQFLQRFVKDGTPWIHLDIAGVASVSSGTALSPAGATGWGVRALDRLIRDRFEAKDG, from the coding sequence ATGACCCGACCCGCCGACGTGACCTTCACCGCCACCGATCTCGACGCGCTGAGCGGGGCCGAGGGGGTGATCGCCTGTTTCGTGCCCGAGGGCGGCACCCTCTCGCCCGAGGCGCGGCGGCTCAACCGGCTGTCGAAGGGCGCGGTCAAGCGCGCCGTCGAATCGCCGGCCTTCGAAAAGCTGAAGCCCGGCGAGGTGATGGAGCTGGCCTTCCCGAACGGGCTCGCGGCCAGCTGCGTCGCGATCGTCCGGCTAGATCGCCGGCCCGGAATGATGAAGGCGATGACGGCGGGCGCGGCGCTGGCCAAGCTGCGCGGCGCGCGTCCGCTGACGGTGCTGGCAGGCAGCCAGCGGCTGCTGTCGGACATCGTCCTGGGGGCGGTGCTGCGCGGCTACGATTTCGCCGATCACAAGACCGGCGACGACAAGCCCGAGACCGCCGCGATCTCGGTGATGGTCAAGGATCCCGACGCGGCCGGGGCCGATTTCGCCGATGCCCGCGCCGCCGCCGAAGGCGTGTTCCTGACGCGCGATCTGGTCAACGAGCCTGCCAACGTGCTGACCACGACCGAATTCGCCGCCCGGCTGGAAAAGCTGCGCGCACTCGGCGTCGAGGTCGAGGTGCTGGAGGAGGCCGATCTCGAAAGGCTCGGGATGCGGACGCTCCTGGCCGTGGGCCACGGCTCGGAAAGCCCGTCCAAGGTGGTGGTCATGCAATGGAAGGGCGGTGGCGACGAGAAGCCCTTCGCGCTGATCGGCAAGGGCGTCGTCTTCGACACCGGCGGCATTTCGATCAAGCCGGCCGCGGGCATGGAAGACATGACGATGGACATGGGCGGCGCGGGCACCGTCGCGGGCGCCATGCACACGCTGGCCGCGCGGAAGGCGAAGGCCAATGTCGTGGCCATCGTTGGCCTCGTCGAGAACATGCCCGACGGCCGCGCGCAGCGGCCCGGCGACGTGGTGCGCTCTATGAAGGGCGACACGGTCGAGGTCATCAACACCGATGCCGAGGGTCGTCTCGTGCTGTGCGACATCATGTGGTACGCGCAGGACCGGTTCGAGCCCACCGGCATGATCGACCTCGCCACGCTGACCGGCGCCATCATCATCGGTCTGGGCCACGAGAATGCGGGCGTCTTTGCGAATGACGACGCGCTCTGCGACGCCTTCCTGAAGGCCGCGAAGGACACGGGCGAGGGCGCCTGGCGCCTGCCGTTGGGCGAAGCCTACGACAAGCAGCTCAAGTCCCGCGTGGCGGACATGAAGAACGTGGGCGGCCGGCCCGCCGGGTCGATCACGGCGGCCCAGTTCCTGCAGCGCTTCGTCAAGGACGGAACGCCCTGGATCCATCTCGACATCGCGGGCGTGGCCTCGGTCTCGTCGGGCACGGCCCTGTCGCCCGCGGGCGCGACCGGCTGGGGCGTGCGCGCGCTGGACCGGCTGATCCGGGACCGGTTCGAAGCCAAGGATGGGTGA
- a CDS encoding MFS transporter: MLLANTVLASAFPIQLLLGSLAGLILAPSPALATLPASVQTLAALVAAAPFSLLMGRMGRRAGFAVGGLTTCLGALAAMQALSSQSFELLCLGHFLMGAGWASFQYFRFAAAEVVEQTWRPVAISLMLTSGLVAAIVGPQVFIAAKDAFVPIPFLGAYAAVALIGLLGLLPLAFVRMPRPVRAKKDGPAAAGAALRAALRRRPVRRAVAIAAVSQGVMVFLMIPTPIAMIGCGFSEAAAGDVVRWHIVAMFAPSFFTGFLIQRFGAQTIATVGLLAIIAAATAAASGLSAGHFYGALIVLGLGWNFGFIGATAMLDAAVSEAEKAAVQGANDTIIALVSTGLAFAAGLVIAGAGWAVLAMMSGGIVLLAVAALAWDRTVAVET; the protein is encoded by the coding sequence TTGCTCCTGGCGAATACCGTCCTCGCCTCGGCCTTCCCGATCCAGCTGCTTCTCGGAAGCCTGGCGGGACTGATCCTGGCGCCGAGCCCGGCGCTGGCGACGCTGCCGGCCTCGGTCCAGACCCTTGCGGCGCTGGTGGCCGCCGCGCCGTTCTCCCTGCTGATGGGGCGGATGGGGCGGCGGGCGGGGTTCGCTGTCGGGGGTCTGACGACCTGTCTGGGCGCCCTGGCCGCGATGCAGGCGCTGTCCTCGCAGAGCTTCGAGCTGCTCTGCCTGGGGCATTTCCTGATGGGGGCGGGCTGGGCCTCGTTCCAGTATTTCCGCTTCGCGGCGGCGGAGGTCGTCGAGCAAACTTGGCGGCCGGTCGCCATCTCCCTGATGCTGACCTCCGGGCTGGTCGCGGCCATCGTCGGACCGCAGGTCTTCATCGCCGCCAAGGACGCGTTCGTGCCCATCCCGTTCCTAGGCGCCTACGCGGCCGTTGCCCTGATCGGCCTGCTGGGCCTCCTGCCGCTGGCCTTCGTCCGGATGCCCCGGCCCGTCCGGGCCAAGAAGGACGGGCCCGCCGCCGCCGGGGCCGCCCTCCGCGCCGCGCTGCGTCGCCGCCCGGTCCGGCGCGCCGTCGCCATCGCCGCGGTGTCGCAGGGGGTCATGGTCTTCCTGATGATCCCGACCCCGATCGCCATGATCGGCTGCGGGTTCAGCGAGGCCGCCGCCGGCGACGTCGTCCGCTGGCACATCGTCGCGATGTTCGCGCCGAGCTTCTTCACCGGCTTTCTCATTCAGCGGTTCGGGGCGCAGACGATCGCGACGGTCGGGCTCCTCGCGATCATCGCCGCCGCGACCGCCGCCGCGTCGGGCCTGTCGGCGGGCCATTTCTACGGCGCGTTGATCGTCCTCGGCCTCGGCTGGAACTTCGGCTTCATCGGCGCCACGGCGATGCTGGACGCGGCGGTGTCCGAGGCGGAGAAGGCGGCGGTGCAGGGGGCGAATGACACGATCATCGCGCTCGTCTCGACGGGTCTCGCCTTCGCCGCGGGCCTCGTGATCGCGGGGGCCGGATGGGCCGTGCTCGCGATGATGTCAGGCGGCATCGTCCTGTTGGCCGTCGCGGCGCTTGCATGGGATCGAACCGTGGCGGTGGAGACCTAG
- a CDS encoding MarC family protein, whose product MTAPEALTAFTALFVIIDPIGLVPIFIALTAGMDARHRRAIALRACAVATALLIVFTLAGESLLAFVGISMPAFRIAGGILLFLTALDMLFERRSQRREGQAESHPEDPSVFPLALPLIAGPGAITTMILLTDGADTVGTVSAIGVMLAVIAVVLILFQLAAPLERLLGPTGINVVTRLLGMLLAALSVQFVLDGISDLPGW is encoded by the coding sequence ATGACCGCGCCCGAGGCCCTGACCGCCTTCACGGCGCTCTTCGTCATCATCGACCCGATCGGTCTGGTGCCGATCTTCATCGCGCTGACCGCCGGCATGGACGCGCGTCACCGCCGCGCCATCGCGCTGCGCGCCTGCGCGGTCGCGACGGCGCTGCTGATCGTCTTCACCCTGGCGGGCGAGAGCCTGCTGGCCTTCGTCGGCATCTCGATGCCCGCCTTCCGCATCGCGGGGGGAATCCTTCTGTTCCTGACCGCGCTCGACATGCTGTTCGAGCGCCGCAGCCAGCGCCGCGAGGGCCAGGCCGAGTCGCATCCCGAGGACCCGTCGGTCTTTCCGCTCGCCCTCCCGCTGATCGCCGGGCCGGGCGCGATCACGACGATGATCCTGCTGACCGACGGCGCCGATACGGTCGGCACGGTCTCGGCCATCGGCGTGATGCTGGCCGTGATCGCGGTGGTGCTGATCCTGTTCCAGCTCGCCGCGCCGCTGGAGCGTCTGCTGGGCCCGACCGGCATCAACGTCGTCACCCGGCTGCTCGGCATGCTGCTGGCCGCGCTCTCGGTGCAGTTCGTCCTCGACGGCATTTCCGACCTTCCGGGCTGGTAA
- a CDS encoding DNA polymerase III subunit chi, with the protein MGEVYFYHLTRRAVPEVLAPLLERSLKQGWRVAVRGGDPERLDWLDQKLWQGPNDGFLPHGLAGGEHDARQPILLTTGAAANEPDCVMAVDGATVAAEEVGPLARVCILFDGNDDAAVAEARAQWSALTGAGIGARYWSEESGKWEEKASKNV; encoded by the coding sequence ATGGGTGAGGTCTATTTCTACCACCTGACGCGCCGCGCGGTGCCCGAGGTCCTGGCGCCGCTCCTGGAGCGCAGTCTCAAGCAGGGCTGGCGCGTCGCGGTGCGGGGCGGCGACCCGGAACGGCTGGACTGGCTCGACCAGAAGCTGTGGCAGGGCCCGAATGACGGCTTCCTGCCGCATGGGCTTGCCGGTGGCGAACACGATGCGCGGCAGCCGATCCTCCTGACGACCGGGGCGGCGGCGAACGAGCCCGACTGCGTGATGGCCGTCGACGGTGCCACGGTCGCGGCCGAGGAGGTGGGTCCGCTCGCACGGGTCTGCATTCTGTTCGACGGCAACGACGACGCCGCCGTCGCGGAAGCACGCGCGCAATGGAGCGCGCTGACCGGGGCCGGGATCGGCGCGCGTTACTGGTCTGAGGAGTCGGGTAAGTGGGAAGAGAAGGCATCGAAGAACGTCTGA
- a CDS encoding retropepsin-like aspartic protease family protein, translating to MSADQAAYAIYLGLFGVVIAIGYLAANRGRLGQTLQQAAIWGFIFIGVVLVYGIWDDIERTLVPRQSMAVDGESVMIDVPRARNGHYYLTMEVNGAPIRFVIDTGATDLVLTQEDAARAGIDVDSLRYFGRAMTANGPVETAEIRLETVGLGAFVDRDVRAVVNAGEMGQSLLGMSYLGAFGRIEIEDERLRLVR from the coding sequence ATGAGCGCGGATCAGGCGGCATATGCGATCTATCTCGGCCTCTTCGGGGTTGTGATCGCGATCGGCTATCTCGCGGCCAATCGCGGGCGGCTGGGACAGACGCTGCAACAGGCGGCGATCTGGGGGTTCATCTTCATCGGCGTGGTGCTGGTCTACGGCATCTGGGACGATATCGAGCGCACGCTGGTGCCACGCCAGAGCATGGCGGTGGACGGCGAGTCGGTGATGATCGACGTGCCGCGCGCGCGAAACGGCCATTACTACCTGACGATGGAGGTGAACGGCGCGCCGATCCGCTTCGTCATCGACACCGGCGCGACGGATCTCGTCCTGACCCAGGAGGATGCGGCCCGGGCGGGCATCGACGTGGACAGCCTGCGCTATTTCGGCCGCGCCATGACCGCGAACGGCCCCGTCGAGACGGCCGAGATACGGCTGGAGACGGTCGGCCTCGGTGCCTTCGTCGACCGCGACGTCCGCGCCGTCGTCAATGCCGGCGAGATGGGCCAGAGCCTGCTGGGCATGTCCTATCTCGGCGCGTTCGGCCGGATCGAGATCGAGGACGAACGGCTGCGGCTGGTGCGCTGA